The following are from one region of the Synechococcus sp. CBW1108 genome:
- a CDS encoding ABC transporter substrate-binding protein gives MASTLRARRRLALLLLPLLVPLLVRSAPAARVPPSGPRELVIGQSAPFSGPSAQTAKDYQQGLLAWFAEVNRRGGIHGRRLRLVSLDDGYDPQLTLGNTRRLVEQQQAIALIGIFGTANSKAILPLVEKVGIPFVAPRTGARALLKPFRPMVFNMRASYQAEIDQVIDHLVRDGRHQVAVVHIQDAYGEDGLRSSQAALARHNLRPVAIAGVKRNSTNTAAAARQVVAANANAVLVIATFTSSASLSRDLSRLGSRAQLMNLSPVGIEGLQDALPGGQANGIGISQVVPFPWNRRVPVVAQYQRLMQRQQKEASYGYSSLEGFLAARWLTAALEKAGPNPSRARVAAAFRNLPNLDLGGFRLRLKPGDNQASDLVELTFLGSQRWGP, from the coding sequence ATGGCGTCGACCCTACGCGCAAGACGCAGACTTGCCCTGCTGCTGCTACCCCTGCTCGTACCCCTGCTGGTGCGCTCGGCCCCGGCAGCGCGAGTGCCTCCCAGTGGCCCCAGGGAGCTGGTGATCGGCCAGTCGGCCCCCTTCAGTGGCCCCTCTGCCCAGACGGCCAAGGATTACCAGCAAGGCCTGCTCGCCTGGTTTGCCGAGGTGAACCGGCGCGGCGGCATCCATGGCCGGCGGTTGCGCCTGGTGAGCCTGGATGACGGCTACGACCCCCAGCTCACCCTGGGCAATACGCGCCGGCTGGTTGAGCAGCAGCAGGCCATCGCCCTGATCGGCATTTTCGGCACGGCGAACTCCAAGGCGATCCTTCCCCTGGTGGAGAAGGTGGGGATTCCCTTTGTGGCTCCGCGAACCGGGGCGAGGGCCTTGCTGAAACCCTTTCGCCCCATGGTGTTCAACATGCGGGCCAGCTACCAGGCGGAGATCGATCAGGTGATCGACCACCTGGTGCGGGATGGCCGCCACCAGGTGGCGGTGGTGCATATCCAGGATGCCTATGGGGAAGATGGGCTGCGTTCCAGCCAGGCCGCCCTTGCGCGCCACAACCTGCGGCCCGTGGCCATTGCCGGCGTAAAGCGCAACTCCACTAACACCGCCGCCGCCGCCCGGCAGGTTGTCGCTGCCAATGCCAATGCCGTGCTGGTGATCGCCACCTTCACCAGCTCCGCCTCCCTGAGCCGCGACCTTTCCCGACTCGGCAGCAGGGCCCAGCTGATGAACCTCTCGCCGGTCGGCATCGAGGGTCTGCAGGATGCCCTCCCCGGTGGCCAGGCCAATGGCATCGGCATCTCCCAGGTGGTTCCCTTCCCCTGGAACCGGAGGGTGCCGGTGGTGGCCCAATACCAGCGGTTGATGCAGCGGCAGCAGAAGGAGGCCAGCTATGGCTACTCGAGCCTGGAGGGGTTCCTGGCGGCCCGCTGGCTCACCGCCGCCCTGGAGAAGGCGGGCCCCAACCCCAGCCGCGCAAGGGTGGCGGCGGCCTTCAGGAACCTTCCGAACCTCGACCTGGGCGGCTTCAGGCTGCGGCTCAAGCCTGGCGACAACCAGGCCAGCGATCTGGTGGAGCTCACCTTCCTGGGGTCCCAGCGCTGGGGACCCTGA
- a CDS encoding ABC1 kinase family protein, whose amino-acid sequence MRWLLLRPWLLVSRLLVVAWQLSSLGLVLVVQGNSRDAEVQKQLGRRILHTLTALGPCFIKVGQALSTRPDLVRRDWLDQLTQLQDNLPPFPHAIALATIERELGAPADQLFEQFPDFPVAAASLGQVYKAQLSDGHWVAVKVQRPNLPLILRRDLVIIRLLAVLTAPLLPLNLGFGLGDIIDEFGSTLFEEIDYRLEANNAERFADLFANQSEVTVPRVERLLSSEHVLTTQWINGTKLQERQALEARNLDPAALIRTGVIAGLQQLLEFGYFHADPHPGNLFALTGKTGALGHVAYVDFGMMDSISDSDRLTLTSAVVHLINRDFRALAHDFICLGFLNPKADLEPIIPALEDVLGGALGENVGSFNFKAITDRFSELMYDYPFRVPARFALIIRAVVSQEGLALRLDPGFKIINVAYPYVARRLLAGDTSEMREKLLEVLFDPQGRLRIERLENLLAVVEADQSGGTALLPVAGAGLKLLLGQEGSSLRQRLLLTLVRDDRLNTEDLRSLLRLLQRTFGPQRLAQRLIQRLVGRAIQPASPMAA is encoded by the coding sequence CTGCGCTGGTTGCTGCTGCGTCCCTGGCTGCTGGTGAGCCGGCTGCTTGTTGTGGCCTGGCAACTCTCCAGCCTGGGCCTGGTGCTGGTGGTGCAGGGCAACAGCAGGGATGCCGAGGTGCAGAAGCAGTTGGGTCGCAGGATTCTCCATACCCTCACTGCCCTGGGTCCCTGCTTCATCAAGGTGGGCCAGGCCCTCTCCACCCGGCCAGACCTGGTACGACGCGATTGGCTGGACCAGCTCACCCAGCTCCAGGACAACCTGCCCCCCTTCCCCCACGCCATTGCCCTGGCGACGATTGAGAGGGAGCTGGGGGCTCCGGCCGACCAATTGTTTGAGCAGTTTCCCGATTTCCCCGTGGCCGCCGCCAGCCTTGGCCAGGTATACAAGGCCCAGCTCAGCGATGGGCACTGGGTTGCGGTGAAGGTGCAGCGCCCCAACCTGCCCTTGATTCTGCGGCGGGATCTGGTGATCATCCGGCTGCTGGCGGTGCTGACGGCCCCGCTGCTGCCCCTAAACCTCGGTTTCGGACTCGGGGACATCATCGATGAATTCGGCTCCACCCTTTTTGAGGAGATCGACTACAGGCTTGAGGCCAACAACGCCGAAAGGTTCGCCGACCTCTTTGCCAACCAGAGCGAGGTGACCGTGCCCCGCGTTGAGCGGCTCCTCTCCTCAGAACATGTGCTCACCACCCAGTGGATTAACGGCACCAAGCTGCAGGAACGCCAGGCCCTTGAGGCCCGCAATCTCGACCCGGCGGCCCTGATCCGCACCGGCGTGATCGCCGGCCTGCAGCAACTGCTCGAATTTGGCTACTTCCATGCCGATCCCCACCCGGGCAACCTCTTTGCTCTGACGGGAAAAACCGGAGCCCTCGGCCATGTGGCCTACGTGGATTTCGGGATGATGGATTCGATCAGTGACAGCGACCGCCTCACCCTCACCAGTGCGGTGGTTCACCTGATCAACCGCGACTTCCGTGCCCTGGCCCACGATTTCATCTGCCTGGGTTTCCTCAATCCCAAGGCTGATCTGGAGCCGATCATCCCTGCCCTGGAGGATGTTCTGGGCGGGGCCCTCGGTGAAAATGTGGGCAGCTTCAATTTCAAGGCGATCACCGACCGCTTCTCGGAGCTGATGTACGACTACCCCTTCCGGGTGCCGGCCCGCTTCGCTTTGATCATCCGGGCCGTGGTGAGCCAGGAGGGCCTGGCCCTGCGCCTCGACCCGGGCTTCAAGATCATCAACGTGGCCTATCCCTATGTGGCCAGGCGGCTGCTGGCGGGCGACACCAGTGAGATGCGCGAGAAGCTGCTCGAAGTGCTGTTTGACCCCCAGGGGCGGCTGCGCATTGAACGGCTGGAAAACCTGCTGGCAGTGGTTGAGGCTGACCAGAGCGGCGGCACGGCCCTGCTGCCCGTGGCGGGAGCGGGCCTCAAGCTGCTGCTTGGGCAGGAGGGCAGCAGCCTGCGCCAACGGCTGCTGCTCACCCTGGTGCGCGATGATCGGCTCAATACCGAAGACCTGCGCAGCCTGCTGAGATTGCTGCAGCGCACCTTCGGTCCCCAGCGCCTGGCCCAACGACTGATCCAGCGACTGGTGGGTCGAGCCATCCAGCCGGCCAGCCCGATGGCGGCCTGA
- a CDS encoding lysine decarboxylase codes for MGLPLHLPAHGRGRGLSPALAALLRQRPGSWDQPELPQFGGPLVDGGAVAAAQQRCARQLGADGVWFGVNGATGLLQAGLLALAPPGSRVLLPRNLHRSLLHACVLGQLRPLLFDLPFDPATGLWLPPSPTHLAQVLDAAAVAGPVAALVLVSPSYQGQRADLPALVALAQQRGLPVLVDQAHGRAEALSAGADLVVLSSQKAAGGLAQSAALLLQGQRVDRQALARALLWLQTSSPSALLLASAEAALTELTSPAGLGRWRQACRVGERLQRHCRAAGLTLVANDDPLRLVLNTAALGINGLAADAWLLERQVIAELPEPGALTFCLGLAPPAGLVWRLPRQLERLRHALGGDPLPPFSAPPLPLVGEPELPLGLAWRASCEVVTLAAAVGRIAAEPLCPYPPGIPLLVPGERIDPARAAWLQRQALLWPGQIADTVKVVAA; via the coding sequence ATGGGTCTGCCGCTGCACCTACCGGCCCACGGCCGCGGCAGGGGTCTCTCACCGGCCCTGGCTGCCCTGCTGCGCCAGCGGCCAGGCAGCTGGGACCAGCCGGAATTACCCCAGTTCGGCGGTCCCCTGGTGGATGGCGGCGCCGTGGCCGCGGCCCAGCAGCGCTGCGCCCGCCAGCTCGGGGCCGATGGGGTGTGGTTTGGGGTCAATGGGGCCACCGGCCTGCTGCAGGCTGGGTTGCTGGCCCTGGCCCCCCCGGGCAGCCGGGTGCTGCTGCCCCGCAACCTGCACCGCTCCCTGCTGCATGCCTGCGTGCTGGGTCAGCTGCGGCCCCTGCTATTCGACCTGCCCTTCGATCCGGCAACCGGCCTCTGGCTGCCCCCCAGCCCGACCCACCTGGCCCAGGTGCTGGACGCCGCCGCAGTCGCTGGCCCGGTGGCTGCCCTGGTGCTGGTTTCGCCCAGCTATCAGGGCCAGCGGGCCGATCTGCCCGCCCTGGTGGCCCTGGCCCAGCAGCGCGGCCTACCGGTGCTGGTTGACCAGGCCCATGGCCGCGCTGAGGCCCTCTCTGCCGGGGCCGATCTGGTGGTGCTCTCCAGCCAGAAGGCCGCGGGCGGTCTGGCCCAGAGTGCGGCCCTGTTGCTGCAGGGGCAGCGGGTAGACCGCCAGGCCCTGGCAAGGGCCCTGCTATGGCTGCAGACCTCCAGCCCCAGCGCCCTACTGCTGGCCTCCGCCGAGGCGGCCCTCACCGAGCTCACTAGCCCGGCGGGGCTTGGCCGCTGGCGGCAGGCCTGCCGGGTGGGGGAGCGGCTGCAGCGCCACTGCCGGGCGGCCGGGCTGACCCTGGTCGCCAACGACGATCCCCTGCGGCTGGTGCTCAACACCGCGGCCCTGGGCATCAACGGCCTCGCCGCCGATGCCTGGCTGCTGGAAAGGCAGGTGATCGCCGAGTTACCCGAGCCGGGGGCGCTCACCTTCTGCCTGGGGCTGGCGCCGCCAGCGGGGCTGGTGTGGCGCCTACCCCGCCAGCTGGAGCGGCTGCGGCATGCCCTGGGTGGCGATCCCCTGCCACCCTTCAGCGCGCCGCCCCTACCCCTGGTTGGGGAGCCAGAGCTGCCGCTGGGCCTGGCCTGGCGAGCCTCCTGCGAGGTCGTGACCCTGGCGGCGGCGGTCGGTCGCATCGCCGCCGAGCCCCTCTGCCCCTATCCCCCTGGCATTCCGCTGCTGGTGCCGGGCGAGCGGATCGATCCCGCCCGCGCCGCCTGGCTCCAGCGGCAGGCCCTGCTTTGGCCCGGCCAGATCGCTGATACGGTGAAGGTTGTGGCCGCATAG
- the cbiT gene encoding precorrin-6Y C5,15-methyltransferase subunit CbiT translates to MDLRAPADSYQWDFVTPGLPDSSFVDAPGFSPTPMELRVMLLAHLRPRPDSLVWDVGGGTGALALEIARLMPKGVVHTLERDPEAIELLEQNRRRFGITNLHIHAGAAPDDLAQLPAHPDRVLLEVGRPLGGVLLAVWKALVPKGRLVISTASLEGLVDATDTLSQLAATDVQVVQATVHRMQRRGSQAKLAAAEPLFLIAAERPSPDAPC, encoded by the coding sequence ATGGACCTGCGTGCACCTGCCGATTCCTACCAGTGGGATTTCGTCACTCCCGGCCTGCCGGATAGCTCCTTTGTGGACGCCCCCGGCTTCAGCCCCACCCCGATGGAGCTGCGGGTGATGCTGCTGGCCCATCTGCGCCCACGGCCCGACTCCCTGGTTTGGGATGTGGGCGGGGGCACCGGTGCCCTGGCCCTGGAGATTGCCCGCCTGATGCCCAAGGGAGTAGTGCACACCCTCGAGCGCGACCCTGAAGCGATCGAGCTGCTGGAGCAGAACCGGCGCCGCTTTGGGATCACCAACCTGCACATCCACGCCGGTGCCGCCCCCGACGACCTGGCCCAGCTCCCGGCCCACCCAGACCGGGTGCTGCTGGAGGTGGGGCGCCCCCTCGGCGGGGTACTGCTGGCGGTATGGAAGGCCCTGGTTCCCAAGGGGCGTCTGGTGATCAGCACCGCCAGCCTCGAGGGTCTGGTGGATGCCACCGATACCCTCAGCCAGCTGGCAGCTACGGACGTGCAGGTGGTGCAGGCCACCGTGCACCGCATGCAACGGCGCGGCAGCCAGGCCAAGCTGGCTGCGGCAGAGCCCCTCTTTCTGATCGCAGCTGAGCGCCCATCCCCTGACGCGCCCTGCTGA
- a CDS encoding phosphatidate cytidylyltransferase has protein sequence MIPTPRTATSLPRLLSGWAAGAFGFVVVMLGGWWFTVALGLIVHLGLLEFFRMAQFKGIRPAIKTTLVAVQLLLITTQLASGSALLGGDWFAGDVAAAVLPASGAVICGWLLLQPVTGTIADIAASIFGLFYLGFLPSYWIRLRELEGTGLALTLLACFLIVATDIGSYVIGRRLGRRPLSPISPGKTIEGALGGVCCAMAVGALGGSWIGWSWGWLLGAVLGAVVALFALVGDLTESMMKRDAGLKDSGDAIPGHGGVLDRIDSYLFVPAVVYSLVTLVLPLVQR, from the coding sequence TTGATTCCCACTCCTCGCACGGCCACCTCCCTGCCCCGACTGCTCAGCGGCTGGGCCGCCGGAGCCTTCGGTTTCGTGGTGGTGATGCTGGGGGGATGGTGGTTCACGGTGGCCCTGGGCCTGATCGTGCACCTGGGGCTGCTGGAGTTCTTCCGGATGGCCCAGTTCAAGGGAATCCGACCGGCCATCAAAACCACCCTGGTCGCCGTACAGCTGCTGCTGATCACCACCCAGCTGGCCAGCGGCAGCGCCCTGCTGGGTGGTGATTGGTTTGCCGGCGATGTGGCGGCGGCGGTGCTGCCGGCCTCCGGCGCCGTGATCTGCGGCTGGCTGTTGTTGCAGCCGGTAACCGGCACAATCGCCGACATCGCCGCCTCAATCTTCGGGCTCTTCTACCTGGGCTTCCTGCCCAGCTACTGGATCCGCCTGCGGGAGCTGGAGGGGACCGGCCTGGCCCTCACCCTGCTGGCCTGCTTCCTAATCGTCGCCACCGATATCGGCTCCTACGTGATCGGGCGCCGCCTGGGCCGCCGTCCCCTCTCCCCCATATCACCGGGCAAAACCATCGAGGGGGCCCTGGGCGGGGTTTGCTGCGCCATGGCGGTCGGCGCCCTGGGCGGCAGCTGGATCGGCTGGAGTTGGGGCTGGCTGCTCGGCGCGGTGCTGGGAGCGGTGGTGGCCCTCTTCGCCCTGGTGGGAGACCTCACCGAATCGATGATGAAACGGGATGCGGGCCTGAAGGACTCCGGCGATGCAATCCCCGGCCACGGCGGCGTCCTGGATCGGATCGACAGCTACCTGTTCGTGCCGGCGGTGGTCTACTCCCTGGTCACCTTGGTGCTGCCCCTGGTGCAGCGCTAA
- a CDS encoding DUF2993 domain-containing protein, with protein sequence MSSPGDTPNTNPSRPVMQLLARGLQLWVRQQCQSIDSLEIRLEGSPLQLLRGRLAGVRLLARRVVYQQFHLELVELASGPIQVHVGNLLRGQPLQLEQAFQIQGQVSFTPAGLTRSLGDPRWRSLADSLGETLLGIVPLGGVRIHHDKLVLTALAQGSPDPIEQETTVASVGGSVEIRCVAGSPSYLLPMDPGITIGAARLEAGMLQLLGAARVSA encoded by the coding sequence ATGAGCAGTCCAGGCGACACCCCCAATACCAATCCCTCCCGGCCGGTGATGCAGCTGCTGGCCAGGGGCTTGCAGCTTTGGGTTCGCCAGCAGTGTCAGTCGATAGACAGTCTCGAGATCCGCTTGGAGGGCTCGCCCCTGCAGCTGCTGCGGGGCCGGCTGGCTGGGGTGCGGCTGCTGGCCAGGCGTGTGGTGTATCAGCAATTCCACCTGGAGCTGGTGGAGTTGGCCAGTGGTCCGATTCAGGTGCATGTCGGCAACCTGCTCAGGGGCCAGCCCCTTCAGCTGGAGCAGGCTTTTCAGATCCAGGGCCAGGTGAGTTTCACCCCTGCTGGCCTGACCCGCTCCCTGGGCGACCCCCGCTGGCGCTCCCTGGCCGACAGCCTGGGCGAAACCCTGCTGGGAATCGTGCCCCTGGGGGGGGTGCGCATCCACCACGACAAGCTGGTGCTGACAGCCCTGGCCCAGGGCAGCCCCGATCCGATCGAACAGGAAACCACCGTTGCCTCCGTTGGCGGCAGTGTGGAGATTCGCTGTGTGGCGGGCAGCCCCAGCTACCTGCTGCCGATGGATCCCGGCATCACCATCGGCGCTGCCCGCCTGGAGGCGGGCATGCTGCAACTGCTGGGCGCGGCCCGGGTCAGCGCTTAG
- a CDS encoding alpha/beta fold hydrolase codes for MNSLAAPEQELVREAARSLLDPQGRALAAQVEWWHLPGLGPSDGGSWPVAVLGEGPPVLLLHGFDSSFLEFRRLAPLLAASGAQLFIPDLFGFGFCPRPAAADYGPSGVLRHLELLVRAIGQRNPAPLGLIGASMGGAVAVELARRLPQQVERLLLLAPAGLTGRPMPLPPLLDGLGVRFLALPGVRRGLCRAAFADPDSAVGPAELEIASLHLQSPGWAEALRRFARSGGFAGCGAPLPLQPISVLWGADDRILRPPLKRAALALLGERVSVLENCGHLPHLDQAASVVTSWLTPPPRL; via the coding sequence TTGAACAGCCTGGCTGCCCCCGAGCAGGAGCTGGTGCGCGAAGCGGCGCGCAGCCTGCTCGATCCCCAGGGCCGGGCCCTGGCAGCCCAGGTGGAGTGGTGGCACCTGCCAGGCCTGGGCCCCAGCGATGGGGGCTCCTGGCCCGTGGCCGTGCTGGGCGAAGGGCCACCGGTGCTGTTGCTGCATGGCTTCGACAGTTCCTTTCTGGAATTCCGGCGGCTGGCCCCGCTGCTGGCTGCCAGCGGAGCCCAGCTGTTCATCCCCGACCTGTTTGGCTTCGGTTTCTGTCCCCGACCCGCCGCAGCTGACTACGGCCCCAGCGGGGTGCTGCGCCACCTGGAGTTACTGGTGCGGGCAATTGGCCAGCGCAACCCAGCTCCCTTGGGCCTGATCGGGGCATCCATGGGCGGTGCGGTGGCGGTGGAGCTGGCCCGGCGCCTGCCCCAGCAGGTGGAGCGGCTGCTGTTACTTGCGCCCGCCGGCCTCACGGGTCGGCCCATGCCGCTGCCGCCCTTGCTCGATGGTCTGGGGGTACGCTTTCTGGCCCTGCCCGGGGTGCGCCGGGGCCTTTGTCGCGCTGCCTTTGCCGACCCCGACAGCGCCGTGGGCCCGGCGGAATTGGAAATCGCCTCCCTGCACCTGCAGAGCCCCGGCTGGGCCGAGGCCCTGCGACGCTTCGCCCGCTCGGGCGGCTTTGCCGGCTGCGGAGCACCCCTGCCCCTGCAGCCGATCAGCGTGCTCTGGGGGGCGGACGATCGCATCCTGAGGCCACCGCTCAAACGGGCCGCCCTGGCCCTGTTAGGAGAGCGAGTGAGTGTGCTGGAGAACTGCGGCCACCTGCCCCACCTTGACCAAGCCGCCAGCGTGGTGACCAGCTGGCTAACCCCACCCCCCCGGCTATGA
- a CDS encoding iron-containing alcohol dehydrogenase family protein has product MINPVNHHSIAPAQVLRGPGAWDQAQGPIAALAQSPLLLGRSAATAGLRQSRRADLEAAGLEVSTAELRHDCCEADLTRLAAELEQRRCDAVIAMGGGKVLDAGKLLAHRHGLSCITVPTSAATCAGWTALANVYTPEGAFLGDVALARCPDLLIFDHSLVRLAPPRTLASGIADAMAKWYEASVSSGSSGDGLVQQTVQMARVLRDQLMLEAEAALLDPHGAAWERVVEACGLTAGLIGGIGGARCRTVAAHAVHNGLTQLPASHGHLHGEKVGFGVLVQLRLEEVLGGNQLAAQARRQLLPLFRRLGLPVNLEQLGLAGESLQELEQACAFACRADSDLHHLPFAVGPSDLLAALVSTCSSERQPA; this is encoded by the coding sequence ATGATCAACCCCGTCAATCACCACTCGATTGCGCCGGCCCAGGTGCTGCGGGGCCCGGGAGCTTGGGACCAGGCGCAAGGGCCCATCGCTGCCCTGGCCCAGAGTCCCCTGCTGCTTGGCCGCAGTGCCGCCACCGCTGGTCTGCGCCAGAGCCGCAGGGCCGATCTGGAGGCCGCCGGTTTGGAAGTTTCCACAGCCGAGCTCCGCCACGACTGCTGCGAAGCCGACCTCACTCGCCTCGCCGCTGAACTGGAGCAACGCCGCTGTGATGCGGTGATCGCCATGGGCGGCGGCAAGGTGCTGGACGCCGGCAAACTGCTCGCCCACCGTCACGGCCTGAGCTGCATCACCGTGCCCACCAGTGCGGCCACCTGTGCCGGCTGGACGGCCCTGGCCAACGTCTACACCCCCGAGGGCGCCTTTCTGGGCGATGTCGCCCTGGCCCGCTGCCCCGACCTGCTGATCTTTGACCACAGCCTGGTGCGCCTGGCTCCACCCCGCACCTTGGCCAGCGGCATCGCCGACGCCATGGCCAAGTGGTACGAGGCCTCGGTGAGCAGCGGTTCCAGCGGCGATGGCCTGGTGCAGCAGACGGTGCAGATGGCCCGGGTGCTGCGCGATCAGCTGATGTTGGAAGCTGAAGCAGCCCTGCTCGATCCCCACGGTGCCGCCTGGGAGCGGGTGGTCGAGGCCTGTGGTTTGACTGCCGGGCTAATCGGTGGCATTGGTGGGGCCCGCTGCCGCACCGTGGCGGCCCATGCCGTGCACAACGGCCTCACCCAGCTTCCGGCAAGCCATGGCCATCTGCATGGCGAGAAGGTGGGTTTCGGGGTTCTGGTGCAACTGCGTCTCGAAGAGGTGCTGGGCGGAAACCAGCTCGCAGCCCAGGCCCGCCGCCAGCTGCTGCCCCTGTTCCGCCGGCTGGGGCTGCCCGTCAACCTGGAGCAGCTGGGCCTGGCGGGGGAGAGCCTGCAGGAGCTCGAGCAGGCCTGCGCTTTTGCCTGTCGCGCCGATTCCGACCTGCACCACCTGCCCTTTGCCGTGGGCCCCTCGGATCTGCTGGCCGCCCTGGTGAGCACCTGCAGCAGTGAGCGCCAGCCAGCTTGA
- a CDS encoding AAA family ATPase, whose translation MEDTLHQRLIGQDEAVKAVSRAIRRARVGLKNPNRPIASFIFSGPTGVGKTELTKSLAAYFFGSEDSMIRLDMSEFMERHTVSKLIGSPPGYVGFNEGGQLTEAVRRRPYTVVLFDEIEKAHPDVFNLLLQLLEDGRLTDSKGRTVDFKNTLIIMTSNIGSKVIEKGGGGLGFEFGGGDADETNYNRIRSLVNEELKQYFRPEFLNRLDEIIVFRQLTRDEVKIIAEIMLKEVFGRMLEKGIALSVTEAFKERLVEEGYNPSYGARPLRRAVMRLLEDSLAEEFLSGRIGDGDSALVDVNDDKQVVICKQTALSAELELAGAGV comes from the coding sequence ATGGAGGACACCCTCCACCAGCGTCTGATCGGCCAGGACGAGGCGGTCAAGGCAGTCTCTCGGGCGATCCGCCGGGCCAGGGTCGGCCTTAAGAACCCCAACCGCCCCATCGCCAGTTTCATCTTCTCCGGTCCCACCGGCGTCGGTAAAACCGAGCTGACCAAATCCCTGGCGGCTTACTTCTTCGGCAGCGAGGACTCAATGATCCGCCTCGACATGTCCGAATTCATGGAGCGCCACACGGTCAGCAAGCTGATCGGCTCTCCTCCCGGATATGTGGGCTTCAATGAAGGTGGCCAGCTCACCGAAGCGGTGCGGCGTCGCCCCTACACCGTGGTGCTCTTCGATGAGATCGAGAAGGCCCATCCCGATGTGTTCAACCTGCTACTGCAGCTGCTCGAAGACGGTCGCCTGACCGATTCCAAGGGTCGCACGGTCGACTTCAAGAACACTCTGATCATCATGACCTCGAACATCGGTTCGAAGGTGATCGAAAAGGGCGGCGGTGGCCTTGGCTTTGAATTCGGCGGTGGGGATGCGGATGAAACCAACTACAACCGGATCCGCTCCCTTGTAAATGAGGAGCTCAAGCAGTATTTCCGCCCCGAATTCCTCAACCGTCTCGACGAGATCATCGTCTTCCGTCAACTCACCCGTGACGAGGTCAAGATCATCGCCGAGATCATGCTCAAGGAGGTCTTCGGTCGCATGTTGGAGAAAGGTATCGCCCTATCTGTCACCGAGGCCTTCAAGGAGCGCCTGGTGGAAGAGGGCTACAACCCCTCCTACGGGGCCCGCCCGCTGCGCCGCGCCGTGATGCGCCTGCTCGAAGACTCCCTGGCCGAGGAATTCCTCAGCGGCCGGATCGGCGATGGCGATTCAGCCCTGGTGGACGTCAACGACGACAAGCAGGTGGTGATTTGCAAGCAGACAGCCCTGTCGGCCGAGCTCGAGCTTGCTGGTGCTGGCGTCTGA
- a CDS encoding GNAT family N-acetyltransferase — translation MNVRKPLAPLRQSLLIPDDWRPCLDLDRASLGGLWSASQWQIELADQGRPGVGLWRGEHLLAMACGWLVLDELHITLVAVAPEQRRRGLGGRVLEALLEIARASGALHATLEVAPGNGAAVALYRRCGFLDAGLRRGYYRNGDDALIQWLRLTASKDEEPGCG, via the coding sequence ATGAATGTACGGAAGCCCCTGGCGCCGCTGCGCCAGTCCCTGCTGATACCCGACGATTGGCGCCCCTGTCTCGACCTCGACAGGGCCAGCCTGGGGGGGCTCTGGAGCGCCAGCCAATGGCAGATTGAGTTGGCCGATCAGGGCCGGCCGGGGGTGGGACTCTGGCGGGGGGAGCACCTTCTGGCCATGGCCTGCGGCTGGCTGGTGCTCGATGAACTGCACATCACCCTGGTGGCGGTTGCTCCGGAGCAGAGACGCCGGGGCCTGGGCGGCAGGGTGCTGGAGGCCCTGCTGGAGATCGCCCGGGCCAGCGGAGCTCTGCACGCAACCCTGGAAGTTGCCCCTGGCAACGGCGCCGCGGTGGCCCTCTATCGCCGTTGCGGCTTTCTGGATGCGGGGCTGCGTCGCGGTTACTACCGCAATGGGGACGATGCCCTGATCCAATGGCTTCGGCTAACGGCAAGCAAAGATGAAGAGCCAGGGTGTGGATAA